One Heyndrickxia oleronia genomic window, ATAATAAGGTTAGCTATTCATAGGGACTTTACAAAATATTCTAAATTAGATTATCTTCTATTAAAGAGGTGGTTTTAATGAATTTTTACATTACTTCAGGGACATATGAATTTTTAGAAAAAATCCTGAATAAATATCCCCAGGAGACCATGATATTAATGCAAAATACCCAAACTTCGGTCTTAATTCATGAAACGCAAAAAAAATCTGTATTTGGTTCTCCTAGAAAATACGAAGTCATTAGTCAAAGTGGTGAATTAGAAAATAAAGGAATGGTGAATCTTTTTAATATCCCCATAAGTGATGAAGGAAAGCCTGTATTTGAGTTTAATTTTGCAAAACAAATACAATCTATAAAGGACGCCCCTGGTTTCATCGCTTATCGCTTTTTAAAGCCTAAAAAAGGTGATACGTATATTCTTTTAACATTATGGACGGACGAGTCCTACTTCAAACACTGGAAGGGATCGAATGGCTATCAAACCATTATCGACAGTTTTCCAACTGAAAACCCCCTATCCAGTAATCAACTTTTTAATGGTGGAGCGTATGAAACGGAATACACCATTCCATCAAAAGAAAATAATAATGCCCCACAATAAAGTGGGGCATTATTATTTAGCTAAAGTAATATTTTGCCTATTAGCATAAATGGCTGCCTGGGTTCGATCAGATACACCCAGCTTTCCTAAAATATTACTGACATGTGTTTTCACTGTTTTGACACCTATAAATAAATACTCACTAATTTCTTGATTCGTCATTCCTTCTCCTAAACATTTTAAAACATCTATTTCTCTTTCTGTTAAATCTTCATGAGGTTTTTTCTCTTGTGGCCTAAAGCGATTCATCATTTTATTCGCTACCTTTGGTTCAATTACCGATTCTCCTCTTACTGCCTTATAAATAGCCTCAGTTACCTCCTCAGCCCTTGATGTTTTCAATATATAACTGTGGACCCCTGCTTCTATAGCTGGGAAAACTTGCTCATCATCATAGTAACTCGTTAAGATAATGATTTTACAATTAGGCAGAAATTGCATAATCTCCTTCGTGGCATCAATGCCCGTTCCATTTTCCATTAACAGATCCATTAATATGACATGTGGTTGATTTTCTTTTGCCAATTGAACCGCTTCCTTACCTGAACCGGCTTCAGCAACAAGATCTATTTTTTCCTCTGTCAACAAATACGAGCGAATCCCGAGCCTTACCATTTCATGGTCATCAACAATCATAACCTTTACTCTATCCATCGTATTCTCCCTTTCTTCTCTCCCTGACATTATCTATAGTGGAATCCTTATATTTATATATGTCCCTTCTTCTTCCATTGAACGAATTTGGAAAACACCGCCTAGTTCTTCACATCGTTCTCTCATTGTTTGTAAGCCGTATGATGTCATTAAATTTCTTTCTACTTTAAACCCTTTTCCATTATCACTTATGTATAAGTGGATTTGATCTTTAATGGTTTCCAATGTAATTCTTACCTTCGTTGCTTGTGAATGACGAAGTATATTCGAAAGAGCTTCTTGAACAATTCGAAAGATATGATCTTCGATTGCTTTTGAAGGAGTATCAAAATGTTCAAGTTGACATTCAATATCCAAGTTAGTCTTTTCTTTTAGCTCATGAATTAGCTTGTTTAACCCCTCATTGAGTGTATCCCCTTTTAAATCTATCGGTCTTAAATGTAATAATAATGCACGCATTTCTCCTTGGGCTTTTGCCGAGATATTAGCAATCTGTTCGAGCATGACCTTTGTTTGGTTAGGGTCACTTTGTACGGTTCTTAGTGCCGCTGAAGATATCATTCCTAATGCGAACAGCTGTTGACTAACCGAATCATGGAGATCTCTCGCTAGTCTTTGGCGTTCTTCAATAACAGCTGCATGGTGAGCTTGGTTCGCTAATTCTGTTTTCTCATCAGCCAATCTCTGCAATGATCGTACTTGATCTTGAAGAAACATAGCTAATTGATTCATTTCCTCAAAAATTAATCCTATTTCATCCTTTTCTATTTCTATGGCTCTTGCAGAGTATTTCCCGCTCCGTAATATAGATACAAAGGAAAGAACTTCGTCTAATCTTTTAGAAATAACCCGCCCATTTCGGTAACCAAAATAAATACTTAATATAAAATATACGATTAATAAAAAAAATGTTAACACTAAAATATTTTTTGTATTTAATACTTGATCCCCATACTTAAACAAAAAAAACTGCAGAAAAACGAAGTAAATTAATCCGCCCATCAAAGCCATTATCAGAAAATCCCTGATAAAACGAAATCGAATACTTTGTACTTTCATCAAAGTTTGCCTTCCTTTCTATACCCTATCAATCCGTATCGAGCCAATCCCAATTTCGATGGTAATATCAATTTTTTTCTCTTCTTCCTCATAATTTGGAGATTCGAAATAAATATTCTGCTTGGTTTCGGAAGAATCAATATCAAATAGACGAATATCTCCTACTTTTGTTTTGGCCTCGATTTTAATAGGAATTTCCTCAGGAATTAACATTTTCACATCGCCAATCCTACTTTTAATTCTCACCTTTGTCTCTTCATCAGGTATAAACGCCTTACTAAAATCAAAGTAAAAGTCGCCAATTGTCGTATGGATATCCATAGGCTTTAATGGCCAATTTTGCTCATTAAAATGGACATCTGATGTTGAAAAATTTTTTTTGATGTTTTTTCCGATGTTTTTCTCGATGTTCTTCAAATCGATATTATAAACACGCACATTATGGTCATCTGATTCATATTTCACAGTCATCCTTTTTCTGCCTTTAAATAAAAGCTTATCCATTGCTAAATATATAAGAAGGATAGGCCAAAGCTTCCACCAATCACCATAAGAAAACGAAATCATTTCTTGCTGGCCTAGTATCAACAAAACTCCATATGGCAGCCAAAACAAGCTTAAAAAAAAGGAACTTGATGAACGATTACGAATACTTTTAAACAAGTACATCATTCCAATAATAATAAATAATATCGGAAAAAACATGACAAAAAACTCTTTTATTTCCAAGGAAATGACACCAATATTCATCAAAAGAAGAGCAATTCCTACAACAAGTAAAACAACCGCAAATAACATGTCCATTCCCCGCCTTATTATATTTCCATAGTAGTAATTCGAGAAAAATACGTATTTTCCCTTCATTTCATATGAAAATTATACTTTTCTAATCTTTTTATAAAAAGGTGCAGCCGCTTGACTCCTCCTCCGTCTTGAGACTGATTTTTTTCCTTAATCTTTCACTCATTTTTCGTTGTTACATATTTTATTAAAATAGGTGATCGCCTAAATTGTAGAGAGGATGATATTATGGCTGTTGACTTAACCCTTATTCATTGGATCTATATCGTATTTATAACCCTTATAATCCTTTTCATGGTACTTAAACGTGATACAACCATCATCTGTATACTAGGAATCTTTTTCATTGCTTTAACTGCTACTGGATCACTTACCACATCAATAAGCAGTGTCTTTAATAGTTTCATTTATGCTATAACTCAGCTTTTATCTATCATTCTCATTATTTCAATCATCGTATCAATGAGTAAAAGCTTACTTGAAACAGGCATAAACGATGTGATGATTTCCCCATTTGCTAAGTTGATTAAAACCCCCACCCTTGCTTACTGGACGATCGGTCTATTAATGATGGTTATCTCATTATTCTTCTGGCCATCTCCAGCTGTCGCTCTAATGGGTGCTGTTCTTCTCCCTGTTGCTCTTAGAGTAGGTTTACCTGCCATTGGCGTTGCGGTAGCTATGAATCTATTTGGACACGGAGTCGCGTTATCAGGAGAAAAAGTATGTTATTATAAAGTAAATAAATATCATACTTTCAGGAGTGAAACACATTGTATAAACCGTTCTCACAAGCTGACTATAAGCCTTCTGATAAGCCTAAAGCATTGTATTTGAGGAAGTCCAAAAAGGCTAGTGGTAAAACTGAAATTGAAACAATTGAAAGTCATTTAAAACAACTTACTAACTTCTGCGAGGAACAGGGCTGGAATGATTATGTTATCTATAATGATTATGTAGCAAAGTCCACAGACCTAACCAGAAAAGAATATAAAAAAATGCTAAAAGCGTGTTTAGAAGGAAAGCATGATTTAATCATTGTTACAGAAGAATCAAGACTATATCGTTCAGTAAATGAACAAACAAATGTATATGAAGAATTGAAAGGCACTGATATAGTTATCCTTTCATTACGTGAAGGTTACATATTTCCTAACGATAGAAATCAGTTTCTACCTAATATCATTCGTGGTGCTATGAACCAGCAAGAACTTGAAAACTTTGCATATAGGATGAATGTGAAGGTACTTGCAAGTGCTAAGGAAGGTAAATATGTTAATAAGCCACCATTTGGTTACTTTAAAGATAAGGATGAACTGATACCCCACCCTATTGAAAGTAAGACGTTCAGGTTTATTGTGGACAAGGTTCTTGAAGGCTATGTAATAGCTGAAATCATTGGACAACTTAATCAACTAGGCTATACTACAAAGTCAGGTAAGAAATGGAAAGACGTTGGTACAATTACAAGAATGTTAGCTAATCGAGTGTATTTAGGTGAAAGCCATTATTACAGTAAAATGTTTGATGAAGATATTATAAGGCGTGATACACATCAACCCTTATTAACGATAGAGGAATTTCAAGAAGTGCAAAATATGATTAAGTCACGAAGTAGGAATCCACAAGGAATCCGTTACACTAAAATAAATACTGTACTGGATAGGTTAGTTGTATGTGGTATATGTGGAAATAGACTTCCCCTTCATAAATCATGGACTAATAAAGAAGGGGTAACATCTTATCAGATTGGAAAGTGTCAGAAGGTTATAGGTGAATATAACGAAAAGAAGTGTCCTAATAAGTCAATTTCTTTAAATGAATTACTTCCCCACTTCTACAATGCTATTGAAAGCTATAAGGAAGCATTAAGAGAAGAAATAAAAAGCGTGGATATAGATACCACTAATGATAAGAAAATCAGCGTTATGAATCAAATAAAGGACATTAAAAGCCGTTTAGCTGAAATACAAACAGAAATTCAAAACGCTAAAAGTTATTTAATCAAAGGAATTTTATCTGAATCAGACTATGTAGATTTAGTACCGCCATTAGAAAAGGATACAAAAGAATTGAATGTGAAACTAGAGGATAACGAAAGACTGCTGGCTAGTTTGAATGATTATGATAGAAGTACAGTTATTCAAAATGCCATTGACTTACTAGGTAACATTGAAAACGAAAGTATTGAAGATCAGAATAGGATATACAGATTACTGTTTGAAAGCCTTGAATTAGTGAATACAGCAGATGAATTTGAAATAAGACTAAAAGAAAAAGACGTTTCCCATCATTAGGAAGCGTCTTTGTTTGTTTCTATATTAGATTGTGATAATTTCACGATTGCTTCGGCTACTTGTTTATAGTTAGGATTAGCGGCTTTGATTATGGTTACTTTAGGTGTACGTTTAGTTTTCATAATCACATCACCCCATGTAAGCCATAATATTCAATTTGATTATTT contains:
- a CDS encoding antibiotic biosynthesis monooxygenase family protein produces the protein MQNTQTSVLIHETQKKSVFGSPRKYEVISQSGELENKGMVNLFNIPISDEGKPVFEFNFAKQIQSIKDAPGFIAYRFLKPKKGDTYILLTLWTDESYFKHWKGSNGYQTIIDSFPTENPLSSNQLFNGGAYETEYTIPSKENNNAPQ
- a CDS encoding response regulator transcription factor, with the translated sequence MDRVKVMIVDDHEMVRLGIRSYLLTEEKIDLVAEAGSGKEAVQLAKENQPHVILMDLLMENGTGIDATKEIMQFLPNCKIIILTSYYDDEQVFPAIEAGVHSYILKTSRAEEVTEAIYKAVRGESVIEPKVANKMMNRFRPQEKKPHEDLTEREIDVLKCLGEGMTNQEISEYLFIGVKTVKTHVSNILGKLGVSDRTQAAIYANRQNITLAK
- a CDS encoding sensor histidine kinase, which encodes MKVQSIRFRFIRDFLIMALMGGLIYFVFLQFFLFKYGDQVLNTKNILVLTFFLLIVYFILSIYFGYRNGRVISKRLDEVLSFVSILRSGKYSARAIEIEKDEIGLIFEEMNQLAMFLQDQVRSLQRLADEKTELANQAHHAAVIEERQRLARDLHDSVSQQLFALGMISSAALRTVQSDPNQTKVMLEQIANISAKAQGEMRALLLHLRPIDLKGDTLNEGLNKLIHELKEKTNLDIECQLEHFDTPSKAIEDHIFRIVQEALSNILRHSQATKVRITLETIKDQIHLYISDNGKGFKVERNLMTSYGLQTMRERCEELGGVFQIRSMEEEGTYINIRIPL
- the liaF gene encoding cell wall-active antibiotics response protein LiaF — encoded protein: MLFAVVLLVVGIALLLMNIGVISLEIKEFFVMFFPILFIIIGMMYLFKSIRNRSSSSFFLSLFWLPYGVLLILGQQEMISFSYGDWWKLWPILLIYLAMDKLLFKGRKRMTVKYESDDHNVRVYNIDLKNIEKNIGKNIKKNFSTSDVHFNEQNWPLKPMDIHTTIGDFYFDFSKAFIPDEETKVRIKSRIGDVKMLIPEEIPIKIEAKTKVGDIRLFDIDSSETKQNIYFESPNYEEEEKKIDITIEIGIGSIRIDRV
- a CDS encoding recombinase family protein, whose protein sequence is MYKPFSQADYKPSDKPKALYLRKSKKASGKTEIETIESHLKQLTNFCEEQGWNDYVIYNDYVAKSTDLTRKEYKKMLKACLEGKHDLIIVTEESRLYRSVNEQTNVYEELKGTDIVILSLREGYIFPNDRNQFLPNIIRGAMNQQELENFAYRMNVKVLASAKEGKYVNKPPFGYFKDKDELIPHPIESKTFRFIVDKVLEGYVIAEIIGQLNQLGYTTKSGKKWKDVGTITRMLANRVYLGESHYYSKMFDEDIIRRDTHQPLLTIEEFQEVQNMIKSRSRNPQGIRYTKINTVLDRLVVCGICGNRLPLHKSWTNKEGVTSYQIGKCQKVIGEYNEKKCPNKSISLNELLPHFYNAIESYKEALREEIKSVDIDTTNDKKISVMNQIKDIKSRLAEIQTEIQNAKSYLIKGILSESDYVDLVPPLEKDTKELNVKLEDNERLLASLNDYDRSTVIQNAIDLLGNIENESIEDQNRIYRLLFESLELVNTADEFEIRLKEKDVSHH